From Patagioenas fasciata isolate bPatFas1 chromosome 15, bPatFas1.hap1, whole genome shotgun sequence, a single genomic window includes:
- the SUN1 gene encoding SUN domain-containing protein 1 isoform X6: MDFSRLHTYTPPQCLPENTGYTYALSSSYSSSALDFETENKIDPVFDSPRMSRRSLRLAALGLSRADNAQNDSLRDSSYARSTSFSEQSSRTVRQRKSTNKQSGSVRRSPRKNLSSSAILSQSSFNSHASDTSMASTVLDESLIRERTEVDHFWGLDEEGDPKGGEAALTQGNGNIAAAETQTTMINGYPYSDCSMLSERKEVLTACSASPGPSSTIYSRDRSQKHASRGTYFYMSKILRVVKHAAASFASLLVQLFQMVLLKLGYEFKAHSVYYGSTNVREFRRTDSRLGVIQETIWRAAFGMLRLLRTGWYQLVALMALLQVFLLKRCLPKCRKLLLFIPLLLLLGIWFWGFDGFVSLLPSLNWTKMDGVQRTDGFVRIPEPQADSFHSVQPPQDTINIFDSGHIRELKKQMSFLSDKYHLHDKEYTKVMVLLQNLQDQVSQMSDKSEMLKLIKNVVGQHLQDMKSEDKTDFLALHKEYELRILMLEDLLGKLSTEFKDIQKELDIAKAKTMRDYDEHNQLLSRVQKLELEFSQMRLDLLTGESVRTSWEKKIDVIHQKVDAQVKESVKLMLFGDQHEDFPESLLQWLTSNFVSKTDLQAALRDLELRILKDITLRVSVTNQKPTSEIVTSAVTNAGISGVTEEQVQVIVNNALKLYSQDKTGMVDYALESAGGSIVSTRCSETFETQTALMSLFGIPLWYFSQSPRVVIQPDMYPGNCWAFKGSQGYLVVRLAIKIYPTAFTLEHIPKAVALTGNITSALKDFAVYGLDDEYQEEGKLLGRYVYDEAGEPLQTFPVMENSENAFQVVELRIFSNWGHMEYTCLYRFRVHGKPAE, translated from the exons ATGGACTTTTCACGTCTACACACGTACACTCCTCCCCAATGTCTGCCAGAGAACACTGGCTATACATATGCACTCAG TTCAAGTTATTCTTCATCGGCTTTGGAttttgagactgaaaacaaaatagATCCAGTATTTGATTCGCCAAGAATGTCACGGCGTAGTTTACGGTTAGCTGCTCTAGGCCTGAGCAGGGCAGACAATGCACAGAATGACAGCCTTCGCGACAGCTCTTACGCCAGAAGCACGTCCTTCAGCGAGCAGTCCTCTAG GACTGTGAGGCAACGCAAAAGTACAAACAAACAATCTGGCAGTGTAAGACGCTCGCCAAGGAAGAATCTGTCCAGCTCTGCCATTCTTAGCCAAAGCAGTTTCAATAGCCATGCCAGTGACACATCAATGGCGTCCACTGTATTGGATGAGTCTTTGATTCGAGAACGGACAGAAGTTGATCATTTCTGGG gtctTGATGAGGAAGGTGACCCTAAAG GTGGTGAGGCTGCGCTGACACAGGGCAATGGCAATATAGCAGCAGCAGAAACACAGACCACGATGATCAACGGCTACCCCTACAGCGACTGCAGCATGCTGTCTGAGCGGAAGGAGGTTCTCACCGCCTGCTCCGCTTCTCCTGGACCATCCTCCACAATTTACTCCAGGGACAGGAGCCAGAAGCATGCGTCTA GAGGAACCTATTTCTACATGAGTAAGATCCTACGAGTGGTCAAACATGCTGCAGCATCTTTTGCATCACTGTTAGTGCAACTCTTTCAAATGGTTTTGCTGAAGCTGGGTTATGAATTTAAAG CTCACTCGGTCTACTATGGAAGCACAAACGTACGGGAGTTTCGCAGAACAGACAGCCGTCTTGGAGTAATCCAGGAGACAATAT GGAGGGCAGCTTTTGGCATGCTAAGGCTGCTTAGAACTGGGTGGTATCAGCTTGTTGCTCTGATGGCTTTGCTCCAGGTGTTTCTTCTAAAAAG aTGCCTTCCAAAGTGCCGCAAGCTGTTACTGTTTATCCCACTCCTGCTTCTACTAG GTATATGGTTTTGGGGCTTTGATGGCTTCGTTTCATTATTACCTTCACTGAACTGGACAAAAATGGATGGAGTACAGAGAACAGATGGCTTTGTTCGTATTCCTGAACCACAGGCTGATTCTTTTCACTCGGTGCAACCTCCTCAG GATACCATCAACATCTTCGATTCTGGTCATATAAGAGAACTGAAAAAGCAAATGTCCTTTTTATCTGACAAATACCATCTCCATGACAAAGAATATACCAAAGTGATGGTTCTGCTTCAGAATCTTcaagatcaggtttctcagatgAGTGATAAAAGTGAAATGTTGAAGCTAATAAAGAATGTGGTGGGACAACATCTTCAAGATATGAAATCAGAGGACAAG ACTGACTTCCTGGCTTTACATAAAGAATATGAGTTGCGCATCCTGATGCTGGAAGATCTGCTTGGAAAACTCTCTACTGAATTCAAG GACATCCAGAAGGAGCTCGACATAGCAAAGGCGAAAACAATGAG AGATTACGATGAACATAATCAACTTCTGTCCAGAGTTCAAAAGCTGGAACTGGAGTTTTCTCAGATGAGATTGGACCTCTTAACGGGCGAAAGTGTGAGGACCAGTTGGGAGAAGAAAATAGACGTCATTCACCAGAAAGTAG ATGCCCAGGTCAAAGAATCTGTCAAGCTAATGCTTTTTGGTGATCAACACGAAGACTTTCCTGAATCACTTCTGCAATGGCTTACGTCCAATTTTGTGAGCAAGACCGATCTGCAGGCCGCGCTGCGGGATCTAGAGCTGCGGATCCTCAAGGATATCACTCTCCGTGTGTCTGTTACAAACCAAAAACCGACATCTGAAATAGTAACAAGCGCTGTGACTAATGCAGGGATTTCTGGAGTCACAGAAGAG CAAGTGCAAGTTATTGTGAACAATGCACTGAAACTCTACTCTCAAGACAAGACTGGTATGGTGGATTATGCCTTGGAGTCTGCAG GTGGGAGCATCGTGAGCACTCGCTGTTCTGAAACCTTCGAGACCCAAACGGCATTAATGAGCCTCTTCGGAATTCCTTTGTGGTACTTCTCTCAGTCGCCCAGAGTGGTGATTCAG CCGGACATGTATCCAGGAAACTGCTGGGCTTTCAAAGGATCCCAGGGCTATCTCGTAGTTAGACTTGCAATCAAGATCTACCCGACTGCCTTTACACTGGAACACATACCGAAAGCAGTTGCACTAACAGGAAATATCACCAGTGCTCTTAAGGATTTTGCAGTATAT GGCCTAGATGACGAATACCAAGAAGAAGGAAAACTTCTGGGACGATATGTCTATGACGAAGCTGGAGAACCGCTGCAGACATTTCCAGTGATG GAGAACAGTGAAAACGCATTCCAGGTCGTGGAACTGAGAATTTTCTCCAACTGGGGACACATGGAATACACATGCCTTTATCGGTTCAGAGTGCATGGGAAACCTGCCGAATAA
- the SUN1 gene encoding SUN domain-containing protein 1 isoform X7 codes for MDFSRLHTYTPPQCLPENTGYTYALSSSYSSSALDFETENKIDPVFDSPRMSRRSLRLAALGLSRADNAQNDSLRDSSYARSTSFSEQSSRTVRQRKSTNKQSGSVRRSPRKNLSSSAILSQSSFNSHASDTSMASTVLDESLIRERTEVDHFWGLDEEGDPKGGEAALTQGNGNIAAAETQTTMINGYPYSDCSMLSERKEVLTACSASPGPSSTIYSRDRSQKHASTHSVYYGSTNVREFRRTDSRLGVIQETICYFILHLLRTVGETGWLVSQKVLSLLWLAVLAPGRAAFGMLRLLRTGWYQLVALMALLQVFLLKRCLPKCRKLLLFIPLLLLLGIWFWGFDGFVSLLPSLNWTKMDGVQRTDGFVRIPEPQADSFHSVQPPQDTINIFDSGHIRELKKQMSFLSDKYHLHDKEYTKVMVLLQNLQDQVSQMSDKSEMLKLIKNVVGQHLQDMKSEDKTDFLALHKEYELRILMLEDLLGKLSTEFKDIQKELDIAKAKTMRDYDEHNQLLSRVQKLELEFSQMRLDLLTGESVRTSWEKKIDVIHQKVDAQVKESVKLMLFGDQHEDFPESLLQWLTSNFVSKTDLQAALRDLELRILKDITLRVSVTNQKPTSEIVTSAVTNAGISGVTEEQVQVIVNNALKLYSQDKTGMVDYALESAGGSIVSTRCSETFETQTALMSLFGIPLWYFSQSPRVVIQPDMYPGNCWAFKGSQGYLVVRLAIKIYPTAFTLEHIPKAVALTGNITSALKDFAVYGLDDEYQEEGKLLGRYVYDEAGEPLQTFPVMENSENAFQVVELRIFSNWGHMEYTCLYRFRVHGKPAE; via the exons ATGGACTTTTCACGTCTACACACGTACACTCCTCCCCAATGTCTGCCAGAGAACACTGGCTATACATATGCACTCAG TTCAAGTTATTCTTCATCGGCTTTGGAttttgagactgaaaacaaaatagATCCAGTATTTGATTCGCCAAGAATGTCACGGCGTAGTTTACGGTTAGCTGCTCTAGGCCTGAGCAGGGCAGACAATGCACAGAATGACAGCCTTCGCGACAGCTCTTACGCCAGAAGCACGTCCTTCAGCGAGCAGTCCTCTAG GACTGTGAGGCAACGCAAAAGTACAAACAAACAATCTGGCAGTGTAAGACGCTCGCCAAGGAAGAATCTGTCCAGCTCTGCCATTCTTAGCCAAAGCAGTTTCAATAGCCATGCCAGTGACACATCAATGGCGTCCACTGTATTGGATGAGTCTTTGATTCGAGAACGGACAGAAGTTGATCATTTCTGGG gtctTGATGAGGAAGGTGACCCTAAAG GTGGTGAGGCTGCGCTGACACAGGGCAATGGCAATATAGCAGCAGCAGAAACACAGACCACGATGATCAACGGCTACCCCTACAGCGACTGCAGCATGCTGTCTGAGCGGAAGGAGGTTCTCACCGCCTGCTCCGCTTCTCCTGGACCATCCTCCACAATTTACTCCAGGGACAGGAGCCAGAAGCATGCGTCTA CTCACTCGGTCTACTATGGAAGCACAAACGTACGGGAGTTTCGCAGAACAGACAGCCGTCTTGGAGTAATCCAGGAGACAATAT GTTACTTTATCCTTCACTTGTTGAGAACGGTGGGAGAAACGGGATGGCTTGTGTCCCAGAAGGTGTTGTCTCTACTTTGGCTGGCCGTTCTCGCTCCAG GGAGGGCAGCTTTTGGCATGCTAAGGCTGCTTAGAACTGGGTGGTATCAGCTTGTTGCTCTGATGGCTTTGCTCCAGGTGTTTCTTCTAAAAAG aTGCCTTCCAAAGTGCCGCAAGCTGTTACTGTTTATCCCACTCCTGCTTCTACTAG GTATATGGTTTTGGGGCTTTGATGGCTTCGTTTCATTATTACCTTCACTGAACTGGACAAAAATGGATGGAGTACAGAGAACAGATGGCTTTGTTCGTATTCCTGAACCACAGGCTGATTCTTTTCACTCGGTGCAACCTCCTCAG GATACCATCAACATCTTCGATTCTGGTCATATAAGAGAACTGAAAAAGCAAATGTCCTTTTTATCTGACAAATACCATCTCCATGACAAAGAATATACCAAAGTGATGGTTCTGCTTCAGAATCTTcaagatcaggtttctcagatgAGTGATAAAAGTGAAATGTTGAAGCTAATAAAGAATGTGGTGGGACAACATCTTCAAGATATGAAATCAGAGGACAAG ACTGACTTCCTGGCTTTACATAAAGAATATGAGTTGCGCATCCTGATGCTGGAAGATCTGCTTGGAAAACTCTCTACTGAATTCAAG GACATCCAGAAGGAGCTCGACATAGCAAAGGCGAAAACAATGAG AGATTACGATGAACATAATCAACTTCTGTCCAGAGTTCAAAAGCTGGAACTGGAGTTTTCTCAGATGAGATTGGACCTCTTAACGGGCGAAAGTGTGAGGACCAGTTGGGAGAAGAAAATAGACGTCATTCACCAGAAAGTAG ATGCCCAGGTCAAAGAATCTGTCAAGCTAATGCTTTTTGGTGATCAACACGAAGACTTTCCTGAATCACTTCTGCAATGGCTTACGTCCAATTTTGTGAGCAAGACCGATCTGCAGGCCGCGCTGCGGGATCTAGAGCTGCGGATCCTCAAGGATATCACTCTCCGTGTGTCTGTTACAAACCAAAAACCGACATCTGAAATAGTAACAAGCGCTGTGACTAATGCAGGGATTTCTGGAGTCACAGAAGAG CAAGTGCAAGTTATTGTGAACAATGCACTGAAACTCTACTCTCAAGACAAGACTGGTATGGTGGATTATGCCTTGGAGTCTGCAG GTGGGAGCATCGTGAGCACTCGCTGTTCTGAAACCTTCGAGACCCAAACGGCATTAATGAGCCTCTTCGGAATTCCTTTGTGGTACTTCTCTCAGTCGCCCAGAGTGGTGATTCAG CCGGACATGTATCCAGGAAACTGCTGGGCTTTCAAAGGATCCCAGGGCTATCTCGTAGTTAGACTTGCAATCAAGATCTACCCGACTGCCTTTACACTGGAACACATACCGAAAGCAGTTGCACTAACAGGAAATATCACCAGTGCTCTTAAGGATTTTGCAGTATAT GGCCTAGATGACGAATACCAAGAAGAAGGAAAACTTCTGGGACGATATGTCTATGACGAAGCTGGAGAACCGCTGCAGACATTTCCAGTGATG GAGAACAGTGAAAACGCATTCCAGGTCGTGGAACTGAGAATTTTCTCCAACTGGGGACACATGGAATACACATGCCTTTATCGGTTCAGAGTGCATGGGAAACCTGCCGAATAA
- the SUN1 gene encoding SUN domain-containing protein 1 isoform X4, whose amino-acid sequence MDFSRLHTYTPPQCLPENTGYTYALSSSYSSSALDFETENKIDPVFDSPRMSRRSLRLAALGLSRADNAQNDSLRDSSYARSTSFSEQSSRTVRQRKSTNKQSGSVRRSPRKNLSSSAILSQSSFNSHASDTSMASTVLDESLIRERTEVDHFWGLDEEGDPKGGEAALTQGNGNIAAAETQTTMINGYPYSDCSMLSERKEVLTACSASPGPSSTIYSRDRSQKHASRGTYFYMSKILRVVKHAAASFASLLVQLFQMVLLKLGYEFKAHSVYYGSTNVREFRRTDSRLGVIQETICYFILHLLRTVGETGWLVSQKVLSLLWLAVLAPGRAAFGMLRLLRTGWYQLVALMALLQVFLLKRCLPKCRKLLLFIPLLLLLGIWFWGFDGFVSLLPSLNWTKMDGVQRTDGFVRIPEPQADSFHSVQPPQDTINIFDSGHIRELKKQMSFLSDKYHLHDKEYTKVMVLLQNLQDQVSQMSDKSEMLKLIKNVVGQHLQDMKSEDKTDFLALHKEYELRILMLEDLLGKLSTEFKDIQKELDIAKAKTMRDYDEHNQLLSRVQKLELEFSQMRLDLLTGESVRTSWEKKIDVIHQKVDAQVKESVKLMLFGDQHEDFPESLLQWLTSNFVSKTDLQAALRDLELRILKDITLRVSVTNQKPTSEIVTSAVTNAGISGVTEEQVQVIVNNALKLYSQDKTGMVDYALESAGGSIVSTRCSETFETQTALMSLFGIPLWYFSQSPRVVIQPDMYPGNCWAFKGSQGYLVVRLAIKIYPTAFTLEHIPKAVALTGNITSALKDFAVYGLDDEYQEEGKLLGRYVYDEAGEPLQTFPVMENSENAFQVVELRIFSNWGHMEYTCLYRFRVHGKPAE is encoded by the exons ATGGACTTTTCACGTCTACACACGTACACTCCTCCCCAATGTCTGCCAGAGAACACTGGCTATACATATGCACTCAG TTCAAGTTATTCTTCATCGGCTTTGGAttttgagactgaaaacaaaatagATCCAGTATTTGATTCGCCAAGAATGTCACGGCGTAGTTTACGGTTAGCTGCTCTAGGCCTGAGCAGGGCAGACAATGCACAGAATGACAGCCTTCGCGACAGCTCTTACGCCAGAAGCACGTCCTTCAGCGAGCAGTCCTCTAG GACTGTGAGGCAACGCAAAAGTACAAACAAACAATCTGGCAGTGTAAGACGCTCGCCAAGGAAGAATCTGTCCAGCTCTGCCATTCTTAGCCAAAGCAGTTTCAATAGCCATGCCAGTGACACATCAATGGCGTCCACTGTATTGGATGAGTCTTTGATTCGAGAACGGACAGAAGTTGATCATTTCTGGG gtctTGATGAGGAAGGTGACCCTAAAG GTGGTGAGGCTGCGCTGACACAGGGCAATGGCAATATAGCAGCAGCAGAAACACAGACCACGATGATCAACGGCTACCCCTACAGCGACTGCAGCATGCTGTCTGAGCGGAAGGAGGTTCTCACCGCCTGCTCCGCTTCTCCTGGACCATCCTCCACAATTTACTCCAGGGACAGGAGCCAGAAGCATGCGTCTA GAGGAACCTATTTCTACATGAGTAAGATCCTACGAGTGGTCAAACATGCTGCAGCATCTTTTGCATCACTGTTAGTGCAACTCTTTCAAATGGTTTTGCTGAAGCTGGGTTATGAATTTAAAG CTCACTCGGTCTACTATGGAAGCACAAACGTACGGGAGTTTCGCAGAACAGACAGCCGTCTTGGAGTAATCCAGGAGACAATAT GTTACTTTATCCTTCACTTGTTGAGAACGGTGGGAGAAACGGGATGGCTTGTGTCCCAGAAGGTGTTGTCTCTACTTTGGCTGGCCGTTCTCGCTCCAG GGAGGGCAGCTTTTGGCATGCTAAGGCTGCTTAGAACTGGGTGGTATCAGCTTGTTGCTCTGATGGCTTTGCTCCAGGTGTTTCTTCTAAAAAG aTGCCTTCCAAAGTGCCGCAAGCTGTTACTGTTTATCCCACTCCTGCTTCTACTAG GTATATGGTTTTGGGGCTTTGATGGCTTCGTTTCATTATTACCTTCACTGAACTGGACAAAAATGGATGGAGTACAGAGAACAGATGGCTTTGTTCGTATTCCTGAACCACAGGCTGATTCTTTTCACTCGGTGCAACCTCCTCAG GATACCATCAACATCTTCGATTCTGGTCATATAAGAGAACTGAAAAAGCAAATGTCCTTTTTATCTGACAAATACCATCTCCATGACAAAGAATATACCAAAGTGATGGTTCTGCTTCAGAATCTTcaagatcaggtttctcagatgAGTGATAAAAGTGAAATGTTGAAGCTAATAAAGAATGTGGTGGGACAACATCTTCAAGATATGAAATCAGAGGACAAG ACTGACTTCCTGGCTTTACATAAAGAATATGAGTTGCGCATCCTGATGCTGGAAGATCTGCTTGGAAAACTCTCTACTGAATTCAAG GACATCCAGAAGGAGCTCGACATAGCAAAGGCGAAAACAATGAG AGATTACGATGAACATAATCAACTTCTGTCCAGAGTTCAAAAGCTGGAACTGGAGTTTTCTCAGATGAGATTGGACCTCTTAACGGGCGAAAGTGTGAGGACCAGTTGGGAGAAGAAAATAGACGTCATTCACCAGAAAGTAG ATGCCCAGGTCAAAGAATCTGTCAAGCTAATGCTTTTTGGTGATCAACACGAAGACTTTCCTGAATCACTTCTGCAATGGCTTACGTCCAATTTTGTGAGCAAGACCGATCTGCAGGCCGCGCTGCGGGATCTAGAGCTGCGGATCCTCAAGGATATCACTCTCCGTGTGTCTGTTACAAACCAAAAACCGACATCTGAAATAGTAACAAGCGCTGTGACTAATGCAGGGATTTCTGGAGTCACAGAAGAG CAAGTGCAAGTTATTGTGAACAATGCACTGAAACTCTACTCTCAAGACAAGACTGGTATGGTGGATTATGCCTTGGAGTCTGCAG GTGGGAGCATCGTGAGCACTCGCTGTTCTGAAACCTTCGAGACCCAAACGGCATTAATGAGCCTCTTCGGAATTCCTTTGTGGTACTTCTCTCAGTCGCCCAGAGTGGTGATTCAG CCGGACATGTATCCAGGAAACTGCTGGGCTTTCAAAGGATCCCAGGGCTATCTCGTAGTTAGACTTGCAATCAAGATCTACCCGACTGCCTTTACACTGGAACACATACCGAAAGCAGTTGCACTAACAGGAAATATCACCAGTGCTCTTAAGGATTTTGCAGTATAT GGCCTAGATGACGAATACCAAGAAGAAGGAAAACTTCTGGGACGATATGTCTATGACGAAGCTGGAGAACCGCTGCAGACATTTCCAGTGATG GAGAACAGTGAAAACGCATTCCAGGTCGTGGAACTGAGAATTTTCTCCAACTGGGGACACATGGAATACACATGCCTTTATCGGTTCAGAGTGCATGGGAAACCTGCCGAATAA
- the SUN1 gene encoding SUN domain-containing protein 1 isoform X2: MDFSRLHTYTPPQCLPENTGYTYALSSSYSSSALDFETENKIDPVFDSPRMSRRSLRLAALGLSRADNAQNDSLRDSSYARSTSFSEQSSRTVRQRKSTNKQSGSVRRSPRKNLSSSAILSQSSFNSHASDTSMASTVLDESLIRERTEVDHFWGGEAALTQGNGNIAAAETQTTMINGYPYSDCSMLSERKEVLTACSASPGPSSTIYSRDRSQKHASRGTYFYMSKILRVVKHAAASFASLLVQLFQMVLLKLGYEFKAHSVYYGSTNVREFRRTDSRLGVIQETICDDCKGKKHLEMYTTDHTQSSWAKGVARTVWHTFSYAGYFILHLLRTVGETGWLVSQKVLSLLWLAVLAPGRAAFGMLRLLRTGWYQLVALMALLQVFLLKRCLPKCRKLLLFIPLLLLLGIWFWGFDGFVSLLPSLNWTKMDGVQRTDGFVRIPEPQADSFHSVQPPQDTINIFDSGHIRELKKQMSFLSDKYHLHDKEYTKVMVLLQNLQDQVSQMSDKSEMLKLIKNVVGQHLQDMKSEDKTDFLALHKEYELRILMLEDLLGKLSTEFKDIQKELDIAKAKTMRDYDEHNQLLSRVQKLELEFSQMRLDLLTGESVRTSWEKKIDVIHQKVDAQVKESVKLMLFGDQHEDFPESLLQWLTSNFVSKTDLQAALRDLELRILKDITLRVSVTNQKPTSEIVTSAVTNAGISGVTEEQVQVIVNNALKLYSQDKTGMVDYALESAGGSIVSTRCSETFETQTALMSLFGIPLWYFSQSPRVVIQPDMYPGNCWAFKGSQGYLVVRLAIKIYPTAFTLEHIPKAVALTGNITSALKDFAVYGLDDEYQEEGKLLGRYVYDEAGEPLQTFPVMENSENAFQVVELRIFSNWGHMEYTCLYRFRVHGKPAE, translated from the exons ATGGACTTTTCACGTCTACACACGTACACTCCTCCCCAATGTCTGCCAGAGAACACTGGCTATACATATGCACTCAG TTCAAGTTATTCTTCATCGGCTTTGGAttttgagactgaaaacaaaatagATCCAGTATTTGATTCGCCAAGAATGTCACGGCGTAGTTTACGGTTAGCTGCTCTAGGCCTGAGCAGGGCAGACAATGCACAGAATGACAGCCTTCGCGACAGCTCTTACGCCAGAAGCACGTCCTTCAGCGAGCAGTCCTCTAG GACTGTGAGGCAACGCAAAAGTACAAACAAACAATCTGGCAGTGTAAGACGCTCGCCAAGGAAGAATCTGTCCAGCTCTGCCATTCTTAGCCAAAGCAGTTTCAATAGCCATGCCAGTGACACATCAATGGCGTCCACTGTATTGGATGAGTCTTTGATTCGAGAACGGACAGAAGTTGATCATTTCTGGG GTGGTGAGGCTGCGCTGACACAGGGCAATGGCAATATAGCAGCAGCAGAAACACAGACCACGATGATCAACGGCTACCCCTACAGCGACTGCAGCATGCTGTCTGAGCGGAAGGAGGTTCTCACCGCCTGCTCCGCTTCTCCTGGACCATCCTCCACAATTTACTCCAGGGACAGGAGCCAGAAGCATGCGTCTA GAGGAACCTATTTCTACATGAGTAAGATCCTACGAGTGGTCAAACATGCTGCAGCATCTTTTGCATCACTGTTAGTGCAACTCTTTCAAATGGTTTTGCTGAAGCTGGGTTATGAATTTAAAG CTCACTCGGTCTACTATGGAAGCACAAACGTACGGGAGTTTCGCAGAACAGACAGCCGTCTTGGAGTAATCCAGGAGACAATAT GTGATGACTGTAAGGGGAAGAAACATCTTGAAATGTACACCACAGACCACACGCAATCCTCATGGGCTAAAGGGGTAGCAAGGACCGTTTGGCACACCTTTTCTTATGCAG GTTACTTTATCCTTCACTTGTTGAGAACGGTGGGAGAAACGGGATGGCTTGTGTCCCAGAAGGTGTTGTCTCTACTTTGGCTGGCCGTTCTCGCTCCAG GGAGGGCAGCTTTTGGCATGCTAAGGCTGCTTAGAACTGGGTGGTATCAGCTTGTTGCTCTGATGGCTTTGCTCCAGGTGTTTCTTCTAAAAAG aTGCCTTCCAAAGTGCCGCAAGCTGTTACTGTTTATCCCACTCCTGCTTCTACTAG GTATATGGTTTTGGGGCTTTGATGGCTTCGTTTCATTATTACCTTCACTGAACTGGACAAAAATGGATGGAGTACAGAGAACAGATGGCTTTGTTCGTATTCCTGAACCACAGGCTGATTCTTTTCACTCGGTGCAACCTCCTCAG GATACCATCAACATCTTCGATTCTGGTCATATAAGAGAACTGAAAAAGCAAATGTCCTTTTTATCTGACAAATACCATCTCCATGACAAAGAATATACCAAAGTGATGGTTCTGCTTCAGAATCTTcaagatcaggtttctcagatgAGTGATAAAAGTGAAATGTTGAAGCTAATAAAGAATGTGGTGGGACAACATCTTCAAGATATGAAATCAGAGGACAAG ACTGACTTCCTGGCTTTACATAAAGAATATGAGTTGCGCATCCTGATGCTGGAAGATCTGCTTGGAAAACTCTCTACTGAATTCAAG GACATCCAGAAGGAGCTCGACATAGCAAAGGCGAAAACAATGAG AGATTACGATGAACATAATCAACTTCTGTCCAGAGTTCAAAAGCTGGAACTGGAGTTTTCTCAGATGAGATTGGACCTCTTAACGGGCGAAAGTGTGAGGACCAGTTGGGAGAAGAAAATAGACGTCATTCACCAGAAAGTAG ATGCCCAGGTCAAAGAATCTGTCAAGCTAATGCTTTTTGGTGATCAACACGAAGACTTTCCTGAATCACTTCTGCAATGGCTTACGTCCAATTTTGTGAGCAAGACCGATCTGCAGGCCGCGCTGCGGGATCTAGAGCTGCGGATCCTCAAGGATATCACTCTCCGTGTGTCTGTTACAAACCAAAAACCGACATCTGAAATAGTAACAAGCGCTGTGACTAATGCAGGGATTTCTGGAGTCACAGAAGAG CAAGTGCAAGTTATTGTGAACAATGCACTGAAACTCTACTCTCAAGACAAGACTGGTATGGTGGATTATGCCTTGGAGTCTGCAG GTGGGAGCATCGTGAGCACTCGCTGTTCTGAAACCTTCGAGACCCAAACGGCATTAATGAGCCTCTTCGGAATTCCTTTGTGGTACTTCTCTCAGTCGCCCAGAGTGGTGATTCAG CCGGACATGTATCCAGGAAACTGCTGGGCTTTCAAAGGATCCCAGGGCTATCTCGTAGTTAGACTTGCAATCAAGATCTACCCGACTGCCTTTACACTGGAACACATACCGAAAGCAGTTGCACTAACAGGAAATATCACCAGTGCTCTTAAGGATTTTGCAGTATAT GGCCTAGATGACGAATACCAAGAAGAAGGAAAACTTCTGGGACGATATGTCTATGACGAAGCTGGAGAACCGCTGCAGACATTTCCAGTGATG GAGAACAGTGAAAACGCATTCCAGGTCGTGGAACTGAGAATTTTCTCCAACTGGGGACACATGGAATACACATGCCTTTATCGGTTCAGAGTGCATGGGAAACCTGCCGAATAA